One Algibacter sp. L3A6 genomic region harbors:
- the tpiA gene encoding triose-phosphate isomerase produces MRKNIVAGNWKMNNDLAQTEALITALKNQTTSSNAEVMVAPTFTNLFQAYQALKTSNIEVIAQNMHFAENGAYTGEISASMLKSIGVNTVILGHSERREYFNETDELLAKKTDAALAKGMRVIFCFGEELADRKSGNEETIVGNQIKNALFHLEAAAFQNIVLAYEPVWAIGTGETASPEQAQDMHAFIRKTLADKYGNDVADEVSILYGGSVKPANAEEIFSKPDVDGGLIGGAALNAEDFFAIVNAF; encoded by the coding sequence ATGAGAAAAAACATTGTAGCAGGAAACTGGAAAATGAATAACGATTTAGCGCAAACCGAAGCGTTAATTACTGCGTTAAAAAATCAAACAACAAGCTCTAATGCAGAAGTAATGGTAGCACCAACCTTTACCAATTTATTTCAGGCATATCAAGCATTAAAAACTTCTAATATAGAAGTTATAGCACAAAACATGCACTTTGCAGAAAATGGAGCCTATACAGGTGAAATTAGTGCAAGTATGTTGAAAAGTATTGGCGTTAATACTGTAATTTTAGGTCACAGTGAGCGTCGTGAATATTTCAATGAAACCGATGAGTTACTTGCTAAAAAAACCGATGCAGCTCTAGCAAAAGGTATGCGTGTAATTTTCTGTTTTGGTGAAGAATTAGCCGATAGAAAATCTGGAAACGAAGAGACTATAGTTGGTAATCAAATTAAAAATGCATTGTTTCATTTAGAAGCAGCGGCATTTCAAAACATTGTGTTAGCCTACGAGCCTGTTTGGGCCATTGGTACTGGAGAAACAGCAAGCCCAGAGCAAGCTCAAGATATGCATGCATTTATTAGAAAAACTTTAGCCGATAAATACGGAAATGATGTTGCCGATGAGGTTTCTATCCTTTACGGAGGTAGCGTTAAGCCAGCAAATGCTGAAGAAATTTTCTCTAAACCAGACGTAGATGGTGGTTTAATTGGAGGAGCAGCTCTAAATGCGGAAGATTTTTTCGCAATTGTAAATGCTTTTTAA
- a CDS encoding TlpA family protein disulfide reductase, with translation MNKIKYIFVLLITFLSCKDEPKQFSAEALNDTFIAQNGDEVTFQSILDKHQGKTIVIDVWASWCSDCIKGMPKVKALQANNPEIGYVFLSLDREQGAWQRGIAKYQVNGDHYFMPNAKDCDFADFLNISWIPRYLVINKAGEIVVFNVIEADDDKLIKAIKN, from the coding sequence ATGAACAAGATTAAATATATTTTCGTTTTATTAATCACTTTTTTAAGCTGTAAAGACGAGCCAAAACAATTTTCTGCCGAAGCTTTAAATGATACCTTTATTGCTCAAAATGGCGACGAGGTAACCTTCCAAAGCATATTAGATAAACACCAAGGTAAAACAATAGTTATCGATGTTTGGGCATCTTGGTGTAGCGATTGTATTAAAGGTATGCCTAAAGTTAAGGCGCTACAAGCCAACAATCCAGAAATAGGCTATGTGTTTTTATCTTTAGATAGAGAGCAAGGGGCTTGGCAACGCGGTATTGCAAAATACCAAGTAAATGGCGACCATTATTTTATGCCAAATGCTAAAGATTGTGATTTTGCAGATTTTTTAAATATCAGTTGGATTCCTAGATATTTGGTAATAAATAAAGCTGGCGAAATCGTTGTATTTAATGTTATTGAAGCTGATGACGATAAGTTAATAAAAGCTATAAAAAATTAA
- a CDS encoding ABC transporter permease, whose product MLNYLINKIAYAILTLFGVVTVIFFLFNVLPGDPAQMMLGQNEDSEQLAIVKQKYGFDKPLGTQYLYYLNDLSPLSFHSKEKDDYTFLREGKYTASKLFTIGNTTTVLKFPYLRESFTKQGKKVSQVLGETLPNTFVLAVSAIVIAMILGVILGIVSALYKDQWIDKTIQIFSTLGMSVPSFFSAILFAWFFGFVLHEYTNLEMTGSLYELDDFGEAMHIKWKNLILPAVVLGIRPLAVVIQLMRNSLLEVFNQDYIRTARAKGLSEFQIIKKHAVKNALNPVVTAISGWFASMLAGAVFVEYIFGWNGLGKEIVNALNTLDLPVIMGAVLVIAVLFVIINIFVDLIYVWLDPKVKLK is encoded by the coding sequence ATTTTGAATTACTTAATAAATAAAATAGCATACGCCATCCTAACATTATTTGGGGTTGTTACTGTTATTTTCTTTTTATTTAATGTGCTTCCCGGAGATCCTGCGCAAATGATGTTGGGCCAAAATGAAGATAGTGAGCAACTCGCCATAGTGAAGCAAAAATATGGTTTTGACAAGCCTTTAGGAACGCAGTATTTATATTATTTAAACGATTTGTCACCATTGTCATTTCATTCTAAAGAAAAAGATGATTATACTTTTTTGCGCGAAGGAAAATATACAGCGAGTAAATTATTCACTATAGGGAATACAACCACGGTTTTAAAATTTCCTTATTTGAGAGAATCCTTTACAAAACAAGGAAAAAAAGTAAGTCAGGTATTAGGCGAAACCTTACCCAATACTTTTGTTCTAGCTGTTTCAGCCATTGTAATAGCCATGATATTAGGTGTTATTTTGGGTATTGTATCTGCTTTGTACAAAGACCAATGGATCGATAAAACAATTCAAATATTTAGCACGCTAGGCATGAGCGTACCTTCTTTTTTTAGTGCCATACTGTTTGCTTGGTTTTTTGGTTTTGTACTGCATGAATATACCAATTTAGAGATGACGGGTAGTTTGTACGAACTAGACGATTTTGGAGAGGCTATGCACATAAAATGGAAAAACTTAATACTTCCGGCAGTTGTTTTAGGTATACGCCCGTTGGCGGTGGTTATTCAGCTTATGCGAAATTCTTTGCTAGAGGTTTTTAATCAAGATTACATTAGAACAGCAAGAGCTAAAGGACTTAGTGAATTTCAAATTATAAAAAAACATGCTGTAAAAAACGCCTTAAATCCTGTAGTTACAGCAATATCAGGTTGGTTTGCATCTATGCTTGCAGGAGCCGTTTTTGTAGAATATATTTTTGGGTGGAACGGCCTTGGGAAAGAAATTGTAAATGCCTTAAACACTCTAGATTTACCGGTAATTATGGGCGCTGTATTGGTAATTGCTGTATTATTTGTAATTATCAACATTTTTGTCGACTTAATCTACGTTTGGTTAGATCCAAAAGTTAAATTAAAATAA
- a CDS encoding DoxX family protein → MESFTKDVVLLFFILILFAGVKHIKPLFGKLGTTVLALLSFIASLWFGYHVLMHLPAIDFRAYHIGANIQEGMTVPEGAAKPVTEYAWKFKVNGEEKIITTNGSYPSVEGEFISVDTKEISAGYEPPIYDFSIETADENLTDYFLNRDNLIVVISYNLESIEQGGALKLKALQDEARRNGYEIIGLSASGEAAKQRIAEAYDIDFKFYLCDEKALKTIVRSNPGVIELDKGTIKQKVHWNDLDDLKLPKVERAPEPVKVENILYQIDGVAATKAEVEALDADTIESVNVLKDQNEELDSMNTANTNNYTGIVKVMLKK, encoded by the coding sequence ATGGAAAGCTTTACAAAAGATGTTGTGTTACTGTTTTTTATTCTCATTTTATTTGCGGGAGTAAAGCACATAAAACCCCTTTTCGGAAAGCTAGGTACAACCGTTTTAGCTCTACTAAGTTTTATTGCAAGTTTATGGTTTGGTTACCATGTATTAATGCATTTACCAGCAATAGATTTTAGAGCATACCACATTGGGGCTAATATACAAGAGGGCATGACGGTGCCTGAAGGTGCAGCAAAACCGGTAACAGAATATGCTTGGAAATTTAAAGTAAATGGCGAAGAAAAAATTATAACTACTAATGGTTCTTACCCATCTGTTGAGGGTGAATTTATAAGTGTAGATACTAAAGAAATTTCTGCAGGTTACGAGCCGCCAATTTATGATTTTTCAATAGAAACAGCAGATGAAAATTTAACCGATTACTTTTTAAATAGAGATAATCTAATTGTTGTTATTTCTTATAATTTAGAAAGTATAGAACAAGGAGGAGCTTTAAAATTAAAAGCATTGCAAGATGAAGCTAGAAGAAACGGTTACGAAATTATTGGGTTATCTGCCTCTGGAGAAGCTGCTAAACAGCGTATAGCAGAAGCTTACGATATTGATTTTAAGTTTTATTTATGTGATGAGAAAGCTCTGAAAACCATTGTGCGTTCTAACCCTGGAGTTATAGAATTAGATAAAGGAACAATTAAACAAAAAGTACATTGGAACGATCTAGACGACCTTAAATTACCGAAAGTAGAAAGAGCTCCTGAGCCTGTTAAAGTAGAAAATATTTTATATCAAATAGATGGTGTAGCAGCAACGAAAGCAGAGGTTGAAGCGCTTGATGCAGACACTATAGAATCGGTAAATGTTTTAAAAGATCAAAACGAAGAGCTAGACTCTATGAACACTGCAAATACTAATAATTATACAGGGATAGTAAAAGTGATGCTAAAAAAATAA
- a CDS encoding MauE/DoxX family redox-associated membrane protein yields the protein MKFLVGISRVFVGVLFIISGFIKLNDPLGFSYKLAEYFGQDVLNLPFLEPYSLMISVLVVVFEVVLGVFLLIGYKPKFTVWSLLLMIVFFTFLTFYSAYFDKVKDCGCFGDALKLTPWKALQKMLCYCFLFSFYLRE from the coding sequence ATGAAATTTTTAGTAGGTATAAGCCGAGTATTTGTAGGAGTTCTATTTATTATTTCCGGATTCATTAAGCTTAACGATCCGTTAGGTTTTTCATATAAATTAGCCGAATATTTTGGTCAAGATGTTTTAAACTTACCATTTTTAGAGCCTTATTCTTTAATGATTTCGGTGCTAGTTGTTGTGTTCGAAGTTGTTTTAGGTGTATTTCTACTCATTGGTTATAAACCTAAGTTTACTGTATGGAGTTTGTTATTAATGATTGTTTTCTTCACATTTTTAACTTTTTATTCAGCATATTTCGATAAAGTAAAAGATTGCGGTTGCTTCGGTGACGCCTTGAAATTAACACCATGGAAAGCTTTACAAAAGATGTTGTGTTACTGTTTTTTATTCTCATTTTATTTGCGGGAGTAA
- a CDS encoding DUF1599 domain-containing protein, with product MPDTSKQYDTVVNTCKSLFIKKMSDYGSAWRILRLPSLTDQIFIKAQRIRGLQQNDVRKVDEGEVSEFIGIINYSIMALIQLELGVVEQPDLSTEEATKLYEKHILVTKTLMENKNHDYGEAWRDMRVSSLTDLILQKLLRVKQIEDNKGETLVSEGIDANYQDMINYAIFAMIHLGEDH from the coding sequence ATGCCAGATACTTCAAAACAATACGATACGGTTGTAAATACTTGTAAAAGTTTATTCATTAAAAAAATGAGCGACTATGGAAGTGCTTGGCGAATTTTACGTTTACCATCGCTAACCGATCAGATTTTTATAAAAGCCCAACGTATTCGAGGTTTACAGCAAAACGATGTTAGAAAGGTAGATGAAGGTGAAGTAAGCGAATTTATAGGTATTATAAATTACTCTATTATGGCGCTTATTCAGTTGGAATTAGGTGTTGTAGAACAGCCCGATTTATCGACAGAAGAAGCTACCAAATTGTATGAAAAGCACATTTTGGTTACCAAAACTTTAATGGAAAACAAAAACCATGATTACGGAGAAGCATGGCGAGATATGCGCGTGAGTAGTTTAACCGATTTAATTTTGCAAAAATTACTTCGTGTAAAACAGATAGAAGATAATAAAGGTGAAACTTTAGTAAGCGAAGGCATTGATGCTAATTATCAAGACATGATTAATTATGCCATTTTCGCAATGATTCATTTAGGTGAAGACCATTAA
- the folP gene encoding dihydropteroate synthase: MTINCKGTLIDLSSPKVMGILNLTPDSFYDGGQYKDEKSILNHTEKMLTEGATFIDIGAYSSRPNADHVSEAEELKRILPIVELLTTTFPEILISIDTFRSEVAKQAIETGAALINDISAGKLDDNMLKTVAALHVPYIMMHMCGTPQTMQQHTNYNNLVKDIIFYFSKRLMAAKELGIMDLIVDPGFGFAKTLEQNFQLLNTLELFNILEKPLLVGVSRKSMIYKTLNNTAKEALNGTSVLNTIALLKNASILRVHDVKEAMETIKLVESLNA, translated from the coding sequence ATGACCATTAATTGCAAAGGAACACTTATTGATTTATCGTCGCCAAAAGTGATGGGGATTTTAAATTTAACACCAGACTCATTTTATGATGGCGGACAGTATAAAGATGAAAAATCTATTCTGAACCATACCGAAAAAATGCTAACTGAAGGCGCTACTTTTATTGATATTGGTGCATATAGTTCGCGTCCAAATGCCGACCATGTAAGTGAAGCTGAAGAGTTAAAACGGATTTTGCCGATAGTAGAACTTCTAACAACAACCTTTCCTGAAATTTTAATTTCTATTGACACATTTAGAAGCGAGGTCGCAAAACAAGCTATTGAAACTGGTGCGGCATTAATAAACGATATTTCGGCAGGAAAGCTCGATGATAATATGCTGAAAACGGTTGCGGCCTTGCACGTACCCTATATCATGATGCATATGTGTGGCACTCCGCAAACCATGCAACAACATACCAATTACAACAATTTGGTTAAAGATATTATATTCTATTTTTCTAAACGTTTAATGGCTGCAAAAGAACTTGGTATTATGGACCTAATTGTAGATCCTGGTTTTGGTTTTGCAAAAACTTTAGAACAAAACTTTCAACTTTTAAACACTTTAGAATTATTTAACATACTCGAAAAACCATTACTTGTTGGTGTTTCTAGAAAATCGATGATTTACAAAACGCTTAACAATACAGCTAAAGAAGCTCTAAATGGCACATCGGTTTTAAACACTATTGCTTTGCTGAAAAACGCATCTATTTTACGCGTGCACGATGTAAAAGAAGCCATGGAAACTATTAAACTTGTTGAATCTCTCAATGCTTAA
- a CDS encoding diadenylate cyclase: protein MEIFNDLLNFKIVDIIDVILVAVLLYYVYKLTKGTVAINIFIGIIIIYFVWKLTEFLEMELLTGIFGGFMKVGIIALIVVFQPEIRKFLLMVGSTNFNGRRKFLQQFKFLKTETSDATDVDVIVSACNKMAISKTGALIVFERNNNLDFIAASGDEMNIKVTQPIIESIFFKNSPLHDGAIIINDNIVKATRVILPVNNDRSIPKRFGLRHRAAIGVTEKTDALALVVSEETGHISYFKDGEFVVFDDTNALTEIIKTDLA, encoded by the coding sequence TTGGAAATTTTTAATGACCTCTTAAACTTTAAAATTGTTGATATTATTGATGTAATTCTGGTAGCAGTGCTCCTTTATTATGTTTATAAACTAACAAAAGGCACAGTTGCCATCAATATTTTTATTGGTATTATTATTATCTATTTTGTTTGGAAGCTTACCGAATTTCTAGAAATGGAATTACTTACCGGTATTTTTGGAGGCTTCATGAAAGTGGGGATTATAGCCTTAATTGTTGTCTTTCAACCAGAAATCAGGAAGTTTTTGTTAATGGTAGGTTCGACTAACTTTAACGGACGACGCAAATTTTTACAACAATTTAAATTCTTAAAAACAGAAACTAGCGATGCTACCGATGTTGACGTTATTGTATCGGCTTGTAATAAAATGGCAATATCTAAAACGGGTGCCCTTATTGTTTTTGAACGTAATAATAACTTAGATTTTATTGCCGCCTCTGGTGACGAAATGAATATAAAAGTAACTCAACCTATTATAGAAAGTATCTTCTTTAAAAATAGTCCGTTGCATGATGGCGCCATTATTATAAACGATAATATTGTTAAGGCCACTCGTGTAATTCTTCCTGTTAATAATGATAGAAGCATACCGAAACGTTTTGGACTTCGTCACAGAGCAGCTATTGGTGTTACCGAAAAAACAGACGCTTTAGCGCTTGTTGTAAGTGAAGAAACCGGACACATTTCTTATTTTAAAGATGGAGAATTTGTTGTTTTTGATGATACTAATGCACTTACCGAAATTATAAAAACAGATTTAGCTTAA
- a CDS encoding DUF3667 domain-containing protein: MKSFFAHFINQFLSIDNKLLKTFIDLFTRPDLVIDSYVKGFRKTYVNVISYLGLSITLMGLQFFILKKFFPELLQYGSGLEQPEGFDINSVMDFITEYQSVITLVSIPVYSLISRFVFKKSKKYNVAEHFVIITYTSAHWFIISFFMILITLPFGLNFYNASQLISIPALFYMAHVYKKLYEFSWKSTILRTILYVVMSFLFPMIIALIFGILYAVFYLKN; encoded by the coding sequence GTGAAATCTTTTTTTGCTCATTTTATCAATCAGTTTTTAAGTATTGATAATAAGCTTTTAAAAACTTTTATAGATTTATTTACAAGGCCTGATTTGGTTATTGACAGCTATGTTAAGGGCTTTAGAAAAACATATGTAAATGTCATTTCTTATTTAGGGTTATCGATAACTCTTATGGGACTTCAGTTTTTTATTCTGAAGAAATTCTTCCCAGAACTATTACAATATGGCTCAGGACTTGAACAACCAGAAGGTTTCGATATTAACAGTGTTATGGATTTCATTACAGAATATCAAAGTGTTATTACTTTGGTGTCTATTCCTGTATATTCCCTAATCTCAAGATTTGTATTTAAAAAGTCGAAAAAGTATAACGTAGCGGAACATTTCGTGATTATAACCTATACTTCGGCACACTGGTTTATTATATCATTTTTCATGATTTTAATAACTTTACCTTTTGGATTAAACTTCTACAACGCATCGCAATTAATTTCTATTCCAGCCTTGTTTTATATGGCTCATGTTTACAAAAAGTTATATGAGTTTTCGTGGAAATCGACAATATTGAGAACTATTTTATACGTTGTAATGAGCTTCCTTTTCCCGATGATTATAGCATTAATTTTCGGTATACTTTATGCAGTTTTTTATCTAAAAAATTAG